Proteins encoded in a region of the Flavobacterium sp. MDT1-60 genome:
- a CDS encoding putative signal transducing protein yields the protein MGLMKVFSGSEVLAIALQERLEEAGVETVKKDNIQSARLGGFGGTDLAVEVFIQETDFAKANPVIEDFRMSI from the coding sequence ATGGGATTAATGAAGGTGTTTTCAGGAAGTGAAGTTTTAGCAATTGCTTTACAGGAAAGATTAGAAGAAGCGGGAGTAGAAACCGTAAAAAAAGATAATATCCAATCAGCTCGTTTGGGAGGCTTTGGCGGAACAGATTTGGCTGTCGAAGTTTTCATTCAGGAAACCGATTTTGCAAAAGCAAATCCGGTTATTGAAGATTTTAGAATGAGCATTTAG